DNA sequence from the Rattus rattus isolate New Zealand chromosome 2, Rrattus_CSIRO_v1, whole genome shotgun sequence genome:
CAAGATTATGTCTTACAATGCTTGTGCCTCTCAGATGTTCTTTTTTGCAAACTTTGCTGATGTGGAAAACTACCTTTTAGTCTCAATGGCCTATGATCGTTATGTAGCGGTATGTAAGCCCCTACACTATGCCACCACCATGACaacacgtgtatgtgtatgtatagtcaTTGGCTGTTATGTCTGTGGTTTCCTGAATGCTTCCATCTATACTATGAATGCATTCAGTCTCTCCTTCTGTGAATCCAATGTGGTCCACCATTTTTTCTGTGATGTTTTAGCAGTCATGATTGTATCTTGCTCTGATAGACACGTTAACGAACTTACTTTTGTTTATGTAGCCAGCTTCAATATATTTTTTGCCCTTATACTCATCTTAATATCCTACATGTACATTTTTACCAGCATACTAAAGATGCATTCAGCTGCAGGATATCACAAAGCTCTCTCCACATTTGCTTCACACTTCACAGCTGTCTCCATTTTCTATGGGACAATCATATTCATGTACCTGCAGCCCAGCTCGAGTCATTCTATGGACACTGACAAAATTGCATCTGTGTTCTATGTTATGATTATCCCCATGTTGAATCCTCTGGtttacagcctgaggaacagggATGTGAAAAGTGCTTTCACAAAGATTGTATTGAGGTCAAGATGATGTTTATACCTCTGATTTCAGGTTTTTAGAATACAAAACACTTGGATACATTCATCTTATTATTATGAATCACGTTTTCTAACCCTGTACCAAATTCAAGAACTTGAAGTGACGACTTCACCTCTGCAAAACTGTGCTGCCTTTCAGAGCAATCACCTTATTCAGAAgagtaacaaataaataacatgaCTATGATAACTTTAGGTCAGACTGTGAAAAACTTAATTTATTACATTATGATATTCAGTcctttttcatacaatatttctTCTGTCCTATCAATATATGTAAGCAAGTGCATATAAAGTCTTTTTCCCATcttaattaaattgggtatttcttatttacatttcaaaggttactTCCTTctccagtttccatgccaacatcccctaacccctccccctcccattctatatgggtactcctcccaatcctcccccattaccgcctcccacaacaatcacgttcactgggggtccagccttagcaggactaaggagttccctttccactggtgccattactaggctatttattgctacctatgcagttagagcTCAGGGTAAGTCCAcatatagtctctgggtagtgacttagtccctggaagctctggttggttggcattgttgttcatatggggtctcaagccccttcagtaatttcatttttttctgtgattccttcaatggaggtcccgttctcagttcagggatttgctgctggaatttgcatatgtatttgccatattctggctgtgtctctcaggagagatctacatctggttcatgtcagtctgcatttctttgcttcatgcaccttacctagtttggtggctgtatatgtatgggccacatgtgggacagaccctgaatgggcattccttcaacctctgttctaacctttgcctccctatcacctccaaagggtatttttgttctccttttaaagaaagactgaagcatctgcatttttggtcatccttcttgagtttcatgtgttctgtgcatctagggtaatttgagcatttggcctaatatccacttatcaatgactgcataccatgtgtctttttctgtgattgagttacctcaatcaggatgatattttcaagttccatccatttgcctatgaatttcataaaggcattgtttttgatagttgagtagtattccattgtgtagatgtatcacactttctgtatccattcctctgttgaagagcatctgtgttctttccagcttctggctattacaaataaggctgctatgaaatagTGAAGCAAGGGTTTGTTacatattggggcatcttttgggtatatgctcaagagaggtatagctgggtacttaggtagttcaatgtccaattttctgaggaacctccagactgatttccagaatggttgtaccagtctgcaatcccaccaacaatggaggagtgtgcctctttctccacatcctcaccagcatctgcagttgctggagtttttgatcttagccattctgactggtgtgaggtagaatctcagggttgttttgatttgcattttccttatgactacagatgttgaacatttctttaggtacttctcagcatTTTAGCATCCcgcagctgtgaattctttgtttagctctgaaccccattttttaataaggttatttgtctccctgcagtctaacttcatgagttctttgtatattttgtatataagccctctatcagttgtaggattgataaagatcattttccaatctgttggttgccattttgtcctaacaacagtgtcctctgccttacagaagctttgtagttttatgagatcccatttgtcgtttcttgatattagagcataagccattgttgttttgttttggaaattttctccagtgtctacgttttcaagattcttccccatttttccttctgttagtttgagtgtatctggtttgatgtggatgtcctagatccacttggacttaagctttatacagggtgataagaatgggtcaatttgcattcttctacgtgttgacctccagttgaaccaacaccattttctgaaaatgctatctttttttccattggatgattttggctcgtTTGTCAAAAAGCAAGTGACCATAgtgagttcatttctggctcttaaattctattccactggtctatctgcctgtctctgtactaatatcatacagtttttatcactattcctctgtaatactgcttgagttcagggatagtgattcccccgaagtccttttattgttgaggataattttagctatcctgggttttttgttattgcagatgaatttgcaaattattttgtctaactctatgaagaattggattggaattttgatggagattgcattgaatctatagatcacttttggtaaaagggccatttttactgtattaatcctgccaatccatgagcatgggagattttccatcttctgaggtcttcttcaatttctttcttcagaggcttgaagttcttctaatatatatctttcacttgattggttaaagtcacaccaagctattttatattatttgggactattatgaagggtgtcgtttccctaatttcttcctcagcttgtttctcttttgtgtagaggaaggttactgatttatttgagttaattttatacccagccactttgctgaagatgtttatcaggttttgtagttctctggtggaacttttgggagcacttaagtatactatcctatcatctgcaaatagtgatattttgacttcttcctttcaaatctgcatccttttgatctccttttgttgtctgattgctctggctaggactttgagaaatatgttgaataagtagggagagagtgggcagccttgtctagtccctgattttagtgggattgcttcaagtttctctccatttagttaatgttagctattggtttgctgtatatggccttTAGTATGTTGaggatatggaccttgaattcctgttctttctaggactattgctatgaaggggtgttgaatattatcaaatgctttctcagcatctaaggaaatgatcatgtggtttttatttttcaatttatttatatagtatattatgctgatgattttccatatattaaaccatccctgcatccctgggatgatgcctacttgatcatgatggatgattgttttgatgtgttcttggatttggtttgcaagaattctattgagtatttttgcgttgatatttgGAAGggaattggtctgaggttctctttctttgttgggtctttgtatggtatatgtataagggtaattgtggcttcatagaaagaattcggtagcgttctgtctgtttcaattttgtggaatagtttggatagtattggtatggggtcttctatgaaggtatgatagaattgtgctctgaacccatctggacctgcgctttttttggttgagagacttttaaatactgcttctatttctttaagagttatgaggttgtttacatgttttatctgttcctggtttaactttgagACCTGGGatctgtgtaggaaattgtccatttcctccagattttcaagttttgttgaatataggcttttgtagtaggatctgatgtttttttgaatttcctctgattctgttgttatgttcccttttcatttctgattttcttaatttggacacattctctgtgtcctcttgttagtctggctaagggtttattatcttgttgattttctcagagaaccagcttttggttctgttgattcttggtatagtcctttttgtttctatgtggttgatttcagctctgagtttgattatttcctgccttctactcctcctgcgtgtatttgctgctttttgttctagagcttttaggtatgctgtcaagctgctgatatatgctctctcctgtttctttctgcgggcactcagagctatgagttttcctcttagcacagctttcattgtgtcccataagtttgggtatttgtaccttcattttcattaagttctaagaagtctttaatttctttctttatttcttctttgaccattgagtagagcattgttcaacttccatgtatatgtgggtattcttTCCTTACAGTTATTGAACACTAGTTTTAGCATAtcgtggtctgataggatgcatgggattatttctatctttctgtatctgttgaggcctgttttgtgacctattttatggtcaattttggagaaagtaccatgaagtggtgagaagaaggtatatccttttgttttaggatagaatgttctataaatatctgttaagtccatttggttcatgactcctcttagtctgtgtatgtctctgtttaatttctgtttccatgatctgtccattgaatagaatggggtgttgaaatcccctactattatcatgtgaggtgcaatgtgtgctttgaggtttagtaaggtttctttatgtatgtaggtgcacttgtatttggtgcatagatatttagaattgagagttcactttgatggatttttcctttgatgaatatgaagtatccttcttgatcttttttgatggcttttggttgaaaatcaaaaAGCTACtttagcttgcttcttcagactattttaTTGGAAAGTTggtttccaaccttttactctgaggtactgtgtattgtaggcttcttgtatgcttatgtgcaactctttctttagttttgggaagttttcttctatgattttgttgaagatatttactggtcctttgagctgggagtcttcactctcttctatacctattatccttaggtttgatcttctctgagtcctggatttcctgtatgttttggaccagtagctttctCTGCTTTGCATTATATTTGACAGTTatttcaatgatttctatggaatcttctgctcctgagattctgtcttctatctcttgtatcctgttAGTGATGCCTGcatctacgactccttgtctcttcctttggttttctatatccagggttgtctccatttgtgctttctttattgtttctatttccattttcaattccttcacctatttgtgttttcttgtaattctttcagggatttttgtgtttcctctctgagggcttctactttttgtgttttcctgcatttctctacgggagttctttatgtctttcttaaagtcccccatcattatgatcaaatgtgaatttaAACGTAGAtcttcaaaaactcaggtaacagcaaatgctgtcgaggatgttgagaaagaggaacgctcctccattgttggtggaaatgcagactggtacaactattctggaaatcagtctgggggttcctcagaaaattggacattgaactacctgaggacccagctatacccctcttgggcatatacccaaaagatgccccaacatatatcaaagacacatgctccactatgttcatagcagccttatttataatagacagaagctggaaagaacccagatgcccttcaacagaggaatggatacagaaaatgtggtacatctacacaatggaatattactcagctatcaaaaacaatgcctttatgaaattcataggcaaatggatggaactggaaaatatcatcctgagtgagctaacccaatcacagaaaaacacacatggtatgcactcattgataagtggctattagcccaaatgcttgaattactctagatgcatagaacacatgaaactcaagagggctgaccaaaatgcgaatgcttcactccttctttaaaagggaacaagaatacccttggcagggaatatggaggcaaatttaaaacagaggcagaaggcacagccattcaaagcctgccccatatgtggcccattcTTATACcaccacccaattagataagatggatgaagcaaagaagtgcaggctgacaggaaccggatgtagatctctcctgaaggacacagccagaatacagcaaatacataggcgaattccagcagcaaaccattgaactgagaatgtgacctctgttgaaggaatcttagaaaggactggaagagcttgaaggggcttgagaacccatatgaacaacaatgccaagcaaccagagcttccagggactaagccactacccaaagactatacatggactgacccttggctccaacctcataggtagcaatgaatagcctagtaagagcaccagtggaaggggaagcccttggtcctgccaagactgaacacctagtgaacgcgattgttgcagggagggtggtaatggggggaacaccaatatagaaggggaggggaagaggttagcgggatgttggcccagaaaccgggaagtggaatagcaatcgaaatgtaaataaaaaatactcaagttaaagaagataaaaaaaaaattaaaaaaaaattaaatgtagatcttgcttttctggtgtgtttggctaGTGAGTGTTTGCTTTCTTGGGAGAATTGTGCtatgatgatgccatgtagtcttggtttctgttgcttgggcttGCTCTtatctctcaccatcagattgtctctggtgttaccttgttctgctatttctggcagtcGCTTGACCGTCCTttaggcctgtgtttcaggagtgctgtcatcctgttttcctgttttctttcagccagttatggggacagagtgttctgctttcagatgtGTAGTCATTCTTGTTTGCTGACTTTCAGCTGTTGCtctgggcatgtgtcctgagtccaccaggcaggtcacttgaagcagaaaagttggccttacctctTTTCTCCGGTCTGGAGTCAATCCTTTAGGCTggatttcagctctctgtgagggcagcaaccagaagggcctgctcctccctctccaagGTCAcagtgcacagggggcccagatggtgctaggcttTTTCCTCTAGAGTAAAAAATGTGGGcaaagtagtctcctctggtttcctaggcatgtctgcctctctgaaggtctagctcttcctcccttgggatttgggtgcagggatctatttgaccaggtcccttcagatccgggcacaggCTTGActacagggctcctgcagcttgagtgcccctatgttcttgttcccagaggccctatacagtttcctcttgggccagggatttgggcaaagttgggcagaagtggcggtctctcctgccctgctgtcTCAGGATTACCCACTTGTCTGGGCTAGGAGTTCTCTCTCCCACGATGTTTggcagcagggagctgtggaTATAAAGTCTTTTAAAGTGAAGACACCCTCAGGTTTTGTGAGAAAACTAATACATGTGGATGTCAGAAATTTCCAGCAATATGACATGGATTTGTTATGTGTTTATACTTTTGTGTTCAGTTAATTGTGCTCTTTTTATAGGGACATGGAGATGAAcataacaaaaattttattttttaataaataaaataagacattttatttaagAGTAATTCTTGAAACAGGAAGACCTAGTTAAAAATGTCAATCCTTATAATCTTCCAACCCACTAAACACTCAGTTGAATAGAGTCAAAAGTCATGGGAACTTTTAGATGctactttattctttatttttttatatattatttttcactttacattctgatcacaaCCCCATCCTATCTCTCTTCCAAGTCCTAACCTTACTCATCTCTCCTATGTTGTCCCTCCACTTATCCTAGTAGAAGGGGAGGCCCCCTGTGTACCACTTCACCCTGGGGCATCTATTCCCAGCAGGACGAGgcacagcctctcccactgaggccaaaccaggcagtctACATAGTACAGAAGGGattccaatggcagggaacagagattGAGACAGCCCCCTCTCTAGTTGTCAGGTgatccacatgaagacaaagctgcataTTTGCTACATATTTGTaggaggtctaggtccagctcctgcatgctccctgTGTGttggttctgtctctgtgagtcttCATGGtcccaggttaattgactctatGTCTTCTTGTGGTGTGTTTGACTTCTCTGACTTGCACTTCTATCCTTGACTCTTACACAAGATTCCCTGGGCTCTGCTTGGTGTTTGGTTGTGGTTCTATTCATATGCCTCTATCTGCTACTGTGTAAACTAGGTTCCTATCTACAAGTATAGTAGAGCATCACTAATATATTTTGGAGTTTGATCATTCACATGGGATAGATCTGAAattggggcagtcactggatgtctattcccttggtctctgctccatccctgcacatcttgtagagAAGACAAATTTTCAGTTGAATATTTTGTGACTGGATTTCTCCTGTGGAAGTCCTGCCTAGCTACAAAAGGTGGTCACTTCAGGTAAGAATCTCAGCTGGAGACATCCCCACAGGTATGTTCTCCCATCCCAGGCTCCCAGCTAATAATCATAGATTCCTACTCCAGTCAATTTGCATTCTGTCCCCCAGTCTTTTCTTGCCCCTGTTTCCTCACACCTATTTGGGCTATATGAATGAATTTTATACACCCCCCACTTCCTTACACTCTTATTTCTTCATCCTCCAAGACATACAATAATTACACGTTCCTTTCCTCATTATCATGTATTTGAGCTCAAGTTGAATCATTCAGCTACTTTTTATGGCTCTTCATCTTATAAATGACTCAGTACATGATTTACTAGCTTCCTTAATCTCATGAATGtgtagaaaagaataaattttgaaCCTAGGGAGATaagtcagtgggtaaagtgcttgctgtacaaactTAAGATCATGAGTTAGATCCCCAGTATTTATGTTAAATCTGGGCATGATAtcatacatctttttttaaaatttttttattaacttgagtatttcttatatacatttcgagtgttgttccccttcccggtttccgggcaaacatccccctaatccctccccctccccttcttttatgggtgttccctccccatcctccccccattgccgccccctccccccaacaatcacgttcactgggggttcagtccagcaggacctagggcttcccttccactggtgctcttactagatattcatattgcttcctatgaggtcagagtccagggtcagtccatgatacCATATATCTTTAAGCTTTGCATTATACCACAAGTAGTTGTCACCTTAACAGAAACCACTATATCAAAAAGACATGGAGAAAGGTAATCGCTGTATACTTGCAAGAACATAGATTAATATAaccattatatataattatagggCGCATCCCATATTTTGCTACTGAGTAAAACATGAGAAAGCAATGAATATTGTAAGAAAATTTGctga
Encoded proteins:
- the LOC116893698 gene encoding olfactory receptor 5B3-like; this translates as MENRTEVRYFVLVGLTNDPGLQLPLFITFFLIYTITIIGNMGLILLILSDSRLHTPMYIFLGNLSLVDFCYSSTVTPNVIAGFLTGDKIMSYNACASQMFFFANFADVENYLLVSMAYDRYVAVCKPLHYATTMTTRVCVCIVIGCYVCGFLNASIYTMNAFSLSFCESNVVHHFFCDVLAVMIVSCSDRHVNELTFVYVASFNIFFALILILISYMYIFTSILKMHSAAGYHKALSTFASHFTAVSIFYGTIIFMYLQPSSSHSMDTDKIASVFYVMIIPMLNPLVYSLRNRDVKSAFTKIVLRSR